Proteins from a genomic interval of Meiothermus sp.:
- a CDS encoding FAD-linked oxidase C-terminal domain-containing protein: MSPALHELAQLFPPSRLLHKPGELTPYESDALTAFRARPLAVVLPESHEEVVAAVRWCARHRIPYVARGSGTSLSGGSLPIDGGLLIGLNRMNKLLRLDPQERIAVVEPGFINLQVSNAAAPYGLYYAPDPSSQPVSTIGGNLAFNSGGAHCLKYGMTSNHVLAAKVVLPDGETVVLGSESLENTGPDWLGLFVGSEGLLGIATEITLRLLPKPETYHTVLAAYDSLEKAGDAVAAVVASGLLPGAMEIMDSLAIEAAEAAVKAGYPREARALLIVELEGETPQVEAEARYLDEVIRRSGAYEVRVAQSAEERLKIWKGRKAAFSAVGRLSPDYIVQDGVVPRSRLGQALAEIERLSARYGLRVANVFHAGDGNLHPLILYNGRVAGEFERAEELAGEILRLCVALGGSITGEHGVGMEKKAYMPEMFSEADLAAMRRIRLALDPLELSNRGKMFPGGEAPALHQAGPHPLERAGVISRE, encoded by the coding sequence ATGAGCCCTGCTCTACACGAGCTAGCCCAGCTCTTCCCACCCAGTCGCCTGCTGCACAAACCCGGCGAACTGACCCCTTACGAGTCCGATGCCCTTACGGCCTTCCGGGCCCGGCCCCTGGCGGTGGTACTGCCCGAAAGCCACGAGGAGGTGGTGGCCGCGGTGCGCTGGTGTGCCAGGCACCGGATACCCTATGTGGCCCGTGGCTCCGGCACCAGCCTTTCGGGGGGCTCGCTACCGATTGATGGGGGGCTTTTGATTGGCCTCAACAGGATGAACAAACTGCTGCGGCTGGATCCACAGGAACGCATCGCGGTGGTAGAGCCGGGCTTTATCAACCTCCAGGTCTCAAACGCCGCCGCCCCCTATGGCCTTTACTACGCCCCCGACCCCTCCTCCCAGCCGGTCTCGACCATCGGGGGGAACCTGGCCTTTAACTCGGGCGGGGCCCACTGCCTCAAGTACGGCATGACCTCCAACCACGTGCTGGCGGCCAAGGTGGTGCTGCCCGACGGCGAGACCGTGGTGCTGGGCAGCGAGAGCCTGGAAAACACCGGCCCCGACTGGCTGGGCTTGTTCGTGGGCAGCGAGGGACTGCTGGGCATCGCCACCGAGATCACCCTGCGCCTTTTGCCCAAACCCGAGACCTATCACACCGTGCTGGCCGCCTACGACTCGCTGGAGAAAGCCGGCGACGCGGTGGCCGCAGTGGTGGCCTCCGGGCTTTTGCCCGGCGCGATGGAGATTATGGACTCGCTGGCGATCGAAGCCGCCGAGGCCGCGGTCAAAGCCGGTTATCCAAGGGAGGCCCGGGCCCTGTTGATCGTGGAGCTCGAGGGCGAAACCCCCCAGGTGGAGGCCGAGGCCCGCTACCTGGACGAAGTCATCCGGCGCTCGGGGGCCTACGAGGTGCGGGTGGCCCAGAGCGCCGAGGAGCGCCTGAAAATCTGGAAAGGGCGCAAGGCCGCCTTCTCGGCGGTGGGGCGGCTCTCGCCCGACTACATCGTGCAGGACGGGGTGGTTCCCCGCTCCCGGCTGGGCCAGGCCCTGGCCGAGATCGAGCGGCTCTCCGCGCGGTATGGCCTGCGGGTCGCCAACGTCTTCCACGCCGGAGATGGCAACCTGCACCCCCTGATTCTCTACAACGGGCGGGTGGCCGGGGAGTTCGAGCGGGCCGAGGAGCTGGCGGGGGAGATCCTGCGCCTGTGCGTGGCCCTGGGCGGCTCCATCACCGGCGAGCACGGGGTGGGCATGGAGAAGAAAGCCTACATGCCCGAGATGTTCTCCGAGGCCGACCTGGCCGCCATGCGGCGCATCCGTCTGGCCCTCGATCCCCTCGAGCTTTCCAACCGCGGCAAGATGTTCCCCGGCGGCGAAGCCCCTGCGCTGCACCAGGCCGGGCCCCACCCCCTGGAGCGGGCCGGGGTTATCTCGAGGGAGTAG
- a CDS encoding FAD-binding protein — translation MTVLYPTSPAEVQEAIRAHSRVRARGGGSKPALSTPTEDQTVLEMRGLSGVKEYDPGEYVLVARAGTPLAEVERLLAQHGQYLPFDPPLVEQGATLGGTVAAGLSGPMRQRYGGVRDFILGVQFVDGTGQLVRAGGKVVKNAAGFDLPKLMVGSLGRLGLLTELAFKVFPYPKATATLRVAFPKLEAALEALYRLAGSSIELYALDLEPPATLALRLGGLPEALPARLERLTAFMGRAGDLLQGEAEARYWRDLNRLELGAGYLVKVAPSARQIPALEQALGSVPRRYMSAGNLLYLAWNDELAQLDTLLRSQNLSGLVLRGHTARPQIGIDLEQVFGQRVAAALDPQGRFSPTPPQ, via the coding sequence ATGACCGTGCTCTACCCCACCAGCCCCGCCGAGGTGCAGGAGGCCATCCGGGCCCACAGCCGGGTGCGGGCCAGGGGCGGCGGCAGCAAACCGGCCCTTTCCACGCCAACAGAAGACCAGACCGTTCTGGAGATGCGCGGCCTCTCGGGGGTGAAGGAGTACGACCCCGGCGAGTACGTGCTGGTAGCCCGGGCCGGAACCCCCCTGGCCGAGGTGGAGCGGCTTCTGGCCCAGCACGGGCAGTACCTGCCCTTCGACCCGCCCCTGGTGGAACAGGGGGCCACCCTGGGGGGCACGGTGGCCGCCGGGCTTTCCGGCCCCATGCGGCAGCGCTATGGGGGGGTGCGCGACTTCATCCTGGGGGTGCAGTTCGTGGACGGCACGGGCCAACTGGTGCGAGCAGGTGGCAAGGTTGTCAAGAACGCCGCTGGCTTCGACCTGCCCAAGCTGATGGTGGGCAGCCTGGGGCGGCTGGGCCTCCTCACTGAGCTGGCCTTCAAGGTCTTCCCCTACCCCAAAGCCACCGCCACCCTGCGGGTGGCCTTCCCCAAGCTGGAAGCGGCCCTCGAGGCCCTCTACCGGCTGGCGGGCTCGTCCATCGAGCTCTACGCCCTCGACCTCGAGCCCCCCGCCACCCTGGCCCTCCGCCTGGGGGGCCTGCCCGAAGCCCTTCCGGCCCGGCTGGAGCGGCTCACAGCCTTTATGGGCAGGGCCGGCGACCTCCTGCAAGGCGAGGCCGAAGCCCGGTACTGGCGCGACCTGAACCGGCTCGAGCTGGGCGCGGGTTATCTGGTTAAAGTAGCCCCCTCTGCCCGGCAGATCCCCGCCCTGGAACAGGCCCTGGGCAGTGTCCCCCGCCGGTACATGAGCGCAGGCAACCTGCTATACCTGGCCTGGAACGACGAGCTGGCCCAGTTGGATACCCTGTTACGATCTCAGAACTTATCTGGTCTGGTTCTGAGGGGCCACACCGCTCGCCCCCAGATTGGAATAGACTTGGAACAGGTCTTTGGTCAGCGGGTGGCCGCCGCCCTCGATCCTCAAGGCCGGTTCAGCCCTACTCCACCCCAGTAA
- the glcF gene encoding glycolate oxidase subunit GlcF, which translates to MQHKIDVEKLGPQGEIMAHAIEACVHCGFCLPACPTYQVLGEEMDSPRGRIFLMKEVLEGNLSMEEAQPYLDKCLGCQGCVTACPSGVPYGELIATYRGWSEPQRHRSPFQKLFRIGLQETLPYPSRFRAAATLGRLGKPIKPLLPPLLQAPLELLPDQLPKHQPLPELVPAEGERRARVAFLAGCAQQVLQPNFNHATLRVLARNGVEVVIPKGQGCCGALAMHTGERARALRFARTNLSAFAGEFDAILTNAAGCGSGLKEYPLLFHGEPEQAQASQMAAKVRDVSVFLVELGLKAVPPLKRPLKVAYHDACHLAHAQQVRAEPRQLLKSIPGLELVEIPEGELCCGSAGTYNLEQPEIAATLGERKARNILATGAELVVTGNIGCFTQIQSHLRKLGREIPVLHTLELLDRAYAQSPILPGR; encoded by the coding sequence ATGCAGCACAAGATTGACGTCGAAAAGCTCGGCCCCCAGGGTGAAATCATGGCCCACGCCATCGAGGCCTGCGTGCACTGTGGCTTCTGCCTGCCGGCCTGCCCCACCTACCAGGTGCTGGGCGAGGAGATGGACTCCCCCAGAGGGCGGATTTTTCTGATGAAAGAGGTGCTGGAGGGCAACCTGAGCATGGAGGAAGCCCAGCCCTACCTCGATAAGTGCCTGGGCTGCCAGGGCTGCGTGACGGCCTGCCCCAGCGGCGTGCCCTACGGCGAGCTCATCGCCACCTACCGGGGCTGGAGCGAGCCCCAGCGCCACCGCTCCCCTTTCCAGAAGCTCTTTCGCATCGGCCTTCAGGAGACCCTCCCCTACCCCTCGCGCTTCCGTGCTGCGGCCACCCTGGGCCGGCTGGGCAAGCCGATCAAGCCGCTGCTGCCGCCCCTGCTGCAAGCCCCGCTCGAGCTGCTCCCCGACCAACTGCCCAAACACCAGCCCCTGCCCGAGCTGGTTCCCGCCGAGGGCGAACGGCGGGCTCGAGTGGCCTTTCTGGCCGGCTGTGCCCAGCAGGTGTTGCAGCCCAACTTCAACCACGCCACCCTGCGGGTGCTGGCCCGCAACGGGGTGGAGGTGGTGATCCCCAAAGGCCAGGGCTGCTGCGGCGCGCTGGCGATGCACACCGGCGAGCGCGCGCGGGCCCTGCGCTTCGCCCGCACCAACCTCAGTGCCTTTGCCGGTGAGTTCGATGCCATCCTCACCAACGCCGCCGGCTGTGGCTCGGGCCTCAAGGAGTACCCCCTGCTCTTCCACGGGGAACCCGAGCAGGCCCAGGCCAGTCAGATGGCCGCCAAAGTCCGGGATGTCTCGGTTTTCCTGGTCGAGCTGGGCCTGAAAGCCGTGCCCCCGCTGAAGCGACCCCTCAAGGTGGCCTACCACGACGCCTGCCACCTGGCCCACGCCCAGCAGGTGCGGGCCGAGCCGCGCCAACTGCTGAAAAGCATTCCGGGCCTCGAGCTTGTGGAAATTCCCGAAGGCGAGCTGTGCTGTGGCTCGGCGGGTACCTACAACCTCGAGCAACCCGAAATCGCCGCCACCCTGGGCGAGCGCAAAGCCCGTAACATCCTGGCTACGGGGGCCGAGCTGGTGGTCACCGGCAACATCGGCTGCTTCACCCAGATCCAAAGCCACCTGCGCAAGCTGGGCCGGGAGATTCCGGTGCTACACACCCTCGAGCTGCTGGATCGGGCCTACGCCCAAAGCCCCATCCTTCCGGGCCGCTAA
- a CDS encoding glycerate kinase — MRELLIASFRQALEQTHPAHLTAQHLPQETPALIVSVGKAAMSMLAAAQERFPQVPFIAVPKAEPGRDWPQAERGQIIPARHPMPDEQSMRAAQTILQAVSRLQTSDLLLVLVSGGGSALLCAPWGIDLPTKQALTQALLRSGADIQEINAVRKHVSAIKGGRLAAATPARIHALYLSDVPGDDLSVIASGPTVPDETTFAQALAVLDKYGLDFPEVRSHLEQGAKGALPESPKPGQALFQRVENRLIGSNQVLLEAAQRFWQAQGYPAVILSDRFQGEARELARFHANLVQSIRTHGHPFRPPVVLLSGGEASVMVRGSGQGGRNQEFLAWLGFYLGPDGVWALAADSDGIDGNTPAAGAILAPDTWSRAQQQGLDLKALLHDNNAHGFFQALGGLLITGETANNLNDFRVLVVE; from the coding sequence ATGCGCGAGCTGCTCATCGCCAGCTTTCGGCAGGCCCTGGAGCAAACCCACCCCGCCCACCTCACCGCCCAGCACCTCCCCCAGGAGACCCCGGCGCTGATCGTTTCGGTGGGGAAAGCCGCCATGAGCATGCTGGCCGCCGCCCAGGAGCGGTTTCCCCAGGTGCCCTTTATAGCGGTGCCCAAAGCCGAGCCGGGCCGGGACTGGCCGCAAGCGGAACGTGGTCAGATCATACCGGCCCGCCACCCCATGCCCGACGAGCAGAGCATGCGGGCCGCGCAAACCATCCTCCAGGCCGTCTCGCGTTTGCAAACCAGCGATCTTCTGCTGGTTCTGGTCTCTGGGGGCGGCAGCGCGCTGTTGTGTGCACCCTGGGGGATTGACCTCCCCACCAAACAGGCCCTGACCCAGGCCCTTTTGCGCTCGGGGGCCGACATTCAGGAGATTAACGCGGTGCGAAAGCACGTCTCCGCCATCAAGGGGGGGCGGCTGGCCGCGGCCACCCCCGCCCGCATCCACGCCCTGTATCTATCGGATGTTCCGGGCGACGACCTCTCGGTGATTGCCTCGGGCCCCACCGTACCCGACGAGACCACCTTCGCCCAGGCCCTGGCGGTGCTCGACAAGTACGGCCTGGACTTCCCCGAGGTGCGCTCCCACCTGGAGCAAGGCGCAAAGGGTGCCCTGCCCGAGTCGCCCAAGCCGGGCCAGGCCCTCTTCCAGCGGGTGGAAAACCGGCTGATTGGCAGCAACCAGGTTCTGCTCGAGGCCGCCCAGCGCTTCTGGCAGGCCCAGGGCTACCCAGCGGTCATCCTCTCCGACCGCTTCCAGGGCGAGGCCCGCGAGCTGGCCCGCTTTCACGCCAACCTGGTGCAGAGCATCCGCACCCACGGGCACCCCTTCCGCCCCCCGGTGGTGCTGCTCTCCGGCGGCGAGGCCAGCGTGATGGTGCGCGGTTCGGGCCAGGGGGGGCGCAACCAGGAGTTTCTGGCCTGGCTGGGCTTTTACCTGGGCCCGGATGGGGTCTGGGCCCTGGCCGCCGACTCCGATGGCATCGACGGCAACACCCCCGCAGCGGGCGCTATCCTGGCGCCCGACACCTGGAGCCGAGCCCAGCAGCAGGGCCTCGACCTCAAGGCCCTGCTGCACGACAACAACGCGCACGGGTTTTTCCAGGCCCTGGGGGGGTTGCTCATCACCGGCGAGACCGCCAACAACCTCAACGATTTTCGGGTGCTGGTGGTGGAGTAA
- a CDS encoding carboxylesterase, translating to MSNVLVLHGFTSHPTLTMGPLPETLRKAGFTVAQPTLPGHGTRPEDLRGVRWLDWLQTAREAYLALPEPRAVVGLSMGGLLAGWLAAEHKTAALVALAPALGFKNRLAYLAPLLHYVKPWAHSTDPAEEARRRARSPNYPNFPTVALTQLIALQQRVPELLPRVWAPALVLEAAHDDTVPEAAVRRYFALIGGPHKEYRVYQSQHDMLLDPLAQQISDDIAAWLKEKLV from the coding sequence ATGTCGAACGTTCTGGTTTTGCACGGCTTTACCTCCCACCCCACCCTGACCATGGGGCCGCTCCCCGAAACCCTGCGCAAGGCTGGGTTTACCGTGGCCCAGCCCACCCTGCCCGGCCACGGCACCCGGCCCGAAGACCTGCGCGGTGTGCGCTGGCTGGACTGGCTCCAGACCGCTCGAGAAGCCTATCTGGCACTCCCCGAGCCCAGGGCGGTGGTGGGCCTCTCGATGGGGGGGCTGCTGGCCGGCTGGCTGGCCGCCGAGCACAAGACCGCCGCCCTGGTGGCCCTGGCCCCGGCGCTGGGCTTCAAGAACCGCCTGGCCTACCTGGCCCCGCTGCTGCACTACGTCAAACCCTGGGCCCATAGCACCGACCCCGCCGAAGAGGCCCGGCGGCGGGCGCGGAGCCCCAACTACCCCAATTTTCCGACCGTGGCCCTGACCCAGCTAATCGCGCTCCAGCAACGGGTGCCCGAACTTTTACCCAGGGTCTGGGCCCCGGCTTTGGTGCTCGAGGCCGCCCACGACGACACCGTGCCGGAAGCCGCGGTGCGCCGCTATTTCGCCCTGATTGGGGGCCCCCATAAGGAATACCGGGTCTACCAGAGCCAGCACGATATGCTCCTGGATCCGCTGGCCCAGCAGATCTCCGACGATATCGCGGCCTGGCTGAAAGAAAAGCTGGTGTAG
- a CDS encoding RNA-binding protein, with protein MDAMQEYLKKARGGRVVQTPFLEAESLEELRRQAQQEGLRLEAFGGLPMASRKVAVLFPEHIPAVSDPTVVVFLTFEGDLEALEDRLRALLEPGLLGDLEETQDGFLLATLPKGLKTLQEAGLQAKEAAPEQLPRTRERTRSVVVPSLRVDVVGAKGFGVSRTYFAQGVKAGKVKLRGKTASAKDEITEGDHLMAEGLGSLVVKKVLGQTKRGNVKLELEVHR; from the coding sequence ATGGACGCCATGCAGGAATACCTGAAAAAAGCTCGAGGGGGCCGGGTGGTACAGACCCCCTTTCTGGAGGCCGAGTCGCTGGAGGAACTCCGCCGGCAGGCCCAGCAGGAGGGGCTGCGCCTCGAGGCCTTCGGGGGGTTGCCCATGGCCTCGAGGAAGGTGGCGGTGCTCTTCCCCGAACACATTCCTGCGGTATCCGACCCCACCGTGGTGGTCTTCCTGACCTTCGAGGGCGACCTCGAGGCCCTGGAAGACAGGCTGCGCGCGCTGCTGGAGCCGGGGCTGCTGGGGGATCTCGAGGAGACCCAGGACGGCTTTCTGCTGGCCACCCTTCCCAAAGGCCTCAAAACCCTGCAAGAAGCCGGCCTCCAGGCCAAAGAAGCTGCGCCCGAGCAGTTGCCCAGAACGCGCGAGCGCACCCGCAGCGTGGTGGTGCCCAGCCTGCGGGTGGACGTGGTGGGGGCCAAGGGTTTTGGGGTCTCGCGCACCTACTTTGCCCAGGGGGTCAAGGCCGGCAAGGTCAAACTCCGGGGCAAGACCGCCTCGGCCAAGGACGAGATAACCGAGGGCGACCACCTGATGGCCGAAGGGCTGGGCAGCCTGGTGGTCAAAAAGGTGCTGGGCCAGACCAAGCGCGGCAATGTGAAGCTGGAGCTCGAGGTGCACCGATAG
- a CDS encoding ABC transporter ATP-binding protein, protein MNLLRLLRPFLPQILLAAGLALLPAAAQAWLPTLVVKPLFDQVLSGQWERLGEVLLVGAGLLAVLVVSGYVLEAFIGYLSLKIPAVWRERVFERLLQADLMALPASSGGLTGRLVADLKELEGFLFYSLGGLLVQGILLLALLAQLLLHYAQLTLYLLLVLPFMALLLGWLGAWVTRYSRRTQAAMERLAARMAEGFGRLELIRALNLQAFAQARFRHSNQQQYRLGRTRALIAALNLPLGQLATTLLLGLLLALGVGAVQRGQMTPGDLTAFLTLLGLAVTPLQLLSRIGTGFAQAEGAAARLVELLELPPAPAMGQLRPQTLAGGLELCNLSFAYPGSPATLQNLNLRIAPGSFTAIVGPSGAGKSTLLRLLLGLYRPSAGQVLLDGLELHSYEAGWLRARMAWVPQEPLLFAGTVQENLAALAPGARPEAMQQALDTVGLGREIGLQTPLEDDGGGLSVGQRQRLAIAAALLREAKILLLDEITSALDRHSEGQVMAALEAARPGRTVIVVAHRLATVQHADQIVVMEKGRIVQVGSHAELMGLPGLYADFWKS, encoded by the coding sequence ATGAACCTTCTCCGGCTACTGCGTCCCTTTTTGCCGCAAATTCTGCTGGCGGCCGGGCTGGCTTTGCTGCCGGCGGCGGCCCAGGCCTGGCTGCCCACCCTGGTGGTCAAGCCGCTGTTCGATCAGGTGCTGTCGGGGCAGTGGGAGCGGCTCGGAGAGGTGCTCCTGGTGGGGGCGGGCCTGCTGGCGGTGCTGGTGGTGAGCGGGTATGTGCTCGAGGCCTTTATAGGCTACCTTTCCCTCAAAATTCCGGCGGTCTGGCGGGAGCGGGTGTTTGAGCGATTGCTGCAAGCCGACCTGATGGCCCTTCCGGCCTCCTCCGGCGGGCTGACCGGGCGGCTGGTGGCCGATCTGAAGGAGCTCGAGGGCTTTTTGTTCTACAGCCTGGGGGGGCTGCTGGTACAGGGGATTCTGCTGCTGGCTCTGCTAGCCCAGCTCTTGTTGCACTACGCCCAGCTCACCCTGTACCTGCTGCTGGTGCTGCCCTTCATGGCCTTGCTGCTGGGCTGGCTTGGGGCCTGGGTGACCCGCTACAGCCGGCGCACCCAGGCCGCTATGGAGCGCCTGGCCGCCCGCATGGCCGAGGGGTTCGGGCGTCTGGAGCTGATCCGGGCCCTGAACTTGCAGGCCTTTGCCCAGGCGCGCTTCCGACACAGCAACCAGCAGCAGTACCGCTTGGGGCGCACCCGCGCCCTGATTGCGGCCCTCAACCTGCCCCTAGGGCAGCTCGCTACCACGCTGCTGCTGGGCCTGCTGCTGGCCCTGGGGGTTGGGGCGGTGCAGCGGGGGCAGATGACCCCCGGCGATCTGACCGCGTTCCTCACCTTGCTGGGGCTGGCGGTGACTCCCCTGCAACTGCTGAGCCGCATCGGCACTGGGTTTGCCCAGGCCGAGGGAGCCGCGGCCCGCCTGGTGGAGCTGCTCGAGCTGCCCCCGGCCCCGGCCATGGGGCAGCTCCGACCCCAGACCCTGGCGGGGGGCCTCGAGCTCTGCAACCTTAGCTTCGCCTACCCCGGTAGCCCGGCCACCCTGCAAAACCTCAACCTGCGCATCGCGCCGGGCTCCTTCACGGCCATTGTGGGCCCCTCGGGGGCGGGCAAGAGCACCCTGCTGCGCTTGCTGCTGGGCCTGTACCGCCCCAGTGCGGGGCAGGTCTTGCTGGATGGCCTCGAGCTACACAGCTACGAGGCGGGGTGGTTGCGGGCCCGCATGGCCTGGGTTCCGCAGGAGCCCCTGCTGTTCGCCGGAACCGTCCAGGAGAACCTGGCCGCGCTGGCCCCTGGCGCCCGCCCGGAAGCCATGCAGCAAGCCCTGGACACCGTGGGCCTGGGCCGGGAAATTGGCCTGCAAACCCCGCTCGAGGACGACGGGGGCGGGCTTTCGGTGGGGCAGCGGCAGCGCCTGGCGATTGCGGCGGCCCTGCTACGGGAGGCCAAAATTCTTTTGCTAGACGAGATTACCAGCGCCCTCGACCGCCACAGCGAGGGGCAGGTGATGGCCGCCCTCGAGGCCGCCCGCCCGGGCCGCACGGTGATTGTGGTGGCGCACCGCCTAGCCACCGTGCAGCACGCCGATCAGATCGTGGTGATGGAAAAGGGCCGGATCGTGCAGGTGGGCAGCCACGCCGAGCTGATGGGTTTGCCCGGCCTCTACGCGGACTTTTGGAAAAGTTGA